In Campylobacter sp. RM16189, the DNA window ATTTTATTTTTGATATTTATTATTATTTATGTTACTTTAAGTTACCGTACGATAAGTTCGATACATAATTGATGTTACAATAAGTACTGGGGCTAAAATTTCAAAGAAGGTCGTAAAGTGAGTAAAAAAATGATGGGTATCATATTTGCCTCCGTCTTAACATTAGTCTTACTCACGCCGGTGGCGTGGTATTTCGGGCTATTTAATGCGGACTGGCCGTATATTTTAGGTTTTAGCGATGCACCTGCCGCTCCCGTCTTTAAGCCTATCGATATCAGCAAAAAAGGTAATAAGGTAGATTTTCTCGTAAGGATTGAGGATAAGATACCTAAAGTATTTGTAGATTTATACTATAATAGATATAGACAAACAAAAATAGACGATGAAACCTATGATAAACTCGTAGAAAAATATCTCTGCACCAGTTATTTTGAACGCAAATTCCCTCCGTTTCCAATCAAAATCACGGTAAAAGCCATAAAAGATACAAACATAACCCTGATTGACGACATTGTTAATCCGTCAGAACCAGTTAGGGTCGCCCATGGTCGAACTATATTTTACAAAAAACTTGAACCGGGAATTTATGAAATCATAGTAGAGACTGTAAATGACTATCCTGAACTAAAAGACTTAGACGCTTGGATTTATGTCAATTATGATTTTGCAAAGTAGATGACAAATTTCTTATAAAGGAGCAATCATGTTTACCCTTACGGTTAAGATAGCAGCTGCAGGTGCTAAAATGAAAGACGAAAGTCCATCGATAGCGGGACATATGTGGCTTTCTGTATAAGGCAATGGTAAAACTTCATCAATGGGATTTGGACCCGCAAAACAAGGAGATCCCTTTGGTCCTGGGGAACAAAAATACCAGGACGATAGTAAATATCTAGATATATATTATTCGGGCAAGATATATATTACTGAAGATCAATACCATATTCTGAAAGATTTTAGTAAAGACCCTAAAAAATACGGATTTGATATAGATAAATACAATGGAGTAGCCAATAGTTGTATAGATTT includes these proteins:
- a CDS encoding DUF5625 family protein, encoding MSKKMMGIIFASVLTLVLLTPVAWYFGLFNADWPYILGFSDAPAAPVFKPIDISKKGNKVDFLVRIEDKIPKVFVDLYYNRYRQTKIDDETYDKLVEKYLCTSYFERKFPPFPIKITVKAIKDTNITLIDDIVNPSEPVRVAHGRTIFYKKLEPGIYEIIVETVNDYPELKDLDAWIYVNYDFAK